A stretch of DNA from Brachyhypopomus gauderio isolate BG-103 chromosome 7, BGAUD_0.2, whole genome shotgun sequence:
CCTCATAACACGGCCGACGTCCCGAACCCCTCAGCGCTGCATCCCCAGCTGGTCCAGTCCACTTTACTCAGCGGCAGGTTTGTGGCGTCCGCCGCGGGGGCCGACCCTCCGGCCGGGGCGTTTCAGCCCGTGGTGCCCGTCGTCGTCAAAGAGGAGCAGCGGGAGGAGGCGTCGGCGGAGGCGGCCGAGGCCAAGCACGCGTGCGCCACGTACGCCCCCGGTTCGGCCGGGGCCGGCAGCACTTCCAACGCCAACTCCATTCCCAACCCGGACATGGATCCGGCGTACGGGTTCTCCCCGGAGGAGATCAACAGCACCAGCAGCAGCAACAACAGCGGCACCCGGGGTTGTAGCGACAAGCGGGCGGGCGTCTTTACGGAGCTGATCTTGGAGATGGTGTTCAGGGATCTGCAGCCGTTGTCGGTGGTGGAAGAAAGGGGATTCAAGCTGTTGCTTAGTTGCCTGGAGCCCAACTATCCggttccctctccctccttgcTGGGGAGCCTTCTGTGGCATCGCTACCATGTTCTCAAACAGTGTCTGCAGCGGCACCTTGAGAGCAGCCTCGCCCCTCGCTGTCTGGCTCTCTGCGCCGAACACTGGCGCTCTGTGGAGGGCTGTGGGGTTGATGGGACGGGCCAGTTGTACCTCACGGTCAGTTCACATTTTGTGGACTCAAACTGGCGCCTGGCCCGCTGCGTTCTAGAGACTCGTCCGATACCAGAATACAAAGACGCTACCGTTGGGGCCGGGCCTGCAAAGTTTGCGGACACCTTAAAAGCGGTTCTCTCAGAGTTCCACGTTCCTGAGAGTTACGTGTTCTGCATCGTTTATGACTCTCCCTCGGGTGCTGAGGGCAGGAGGCAGGGTGACATGGCTCTCCATCAGGAATACCAACAGGAATTTCCCGGGCCGAGTCACGCGCCTGTCCTGTCCATTCCGGACAACTGGGAGCCGCTTCTATGTGCTGGGGAGGCTCTCAAAATCTGCGTCCAGGAGGGACTTAACATAGAGACCGTCAGGCAGGCGCTGGCAGACGCCCGAGGGATCGTCCTGCACTTCCAGCACGACAGCAACGCGGCTGCGGCTCTGAACCAGAAAGCCGAGGCTGCCAACAAGGGCGCTGCCCGGCTGGTCCTGGATGACCCGGGCCGATGGTCCACGGCCATCGACATGTGCGAGAGCCTGCTGGAGCTGAAGTGGGTGGTCAGCTCGGTGCTGGAGGAGCAGAAAGCCTCGCCCAACTTGGCTGATCATCAGTGGCGGTTGCTGCACGAACTCGTACCGGTGCTGAGGACAGTGCGCATCGCAGCGTCCTTCCTGAGTGAAGACATCAACGCAGCCATTTCTGCCTTGATGCCGTGCCTGCAGGGCGTGTCCAGGCTCCTCGGGCAGAACATCGCCGAGTGCGCCTGCCCTCTGGTCAGGGGGGTCATGGAGAAGGTCCGGGCCGGGATGGAGAAGCGATGGAGGCTGAGCGACGAGGAGGCCCTGCTCGACAGCCCCGCCGTGCTGGCCTCGTTCCTGGATCCCAGATTCAAGGAGATGCGGTTCCTCAGCCCGCACGCCCGCAGTAAGCTGCACGACAAGGTCAAAGAGCTGCTGTCTGTCCAGGCCTACGCCGACGACGGGGCGGTGGACCAGGGGGCAGACTCGGAAGCGGGAGAGAACGAGGCTGGAGGGGACGCTCCGGTTTTGGGGTTGGAGGAGCCGTTGCCCATTCCCACCGTGGCGTCCTTGGACTCGCCCGAGTCGTGTGCCTCGGGCGAAGAGGGGGACAGCATCGAGCTTCAGCAGAACGGGACCTTTGTGCCAGCTTCCTCTCCGGAGCAGGTCAACGAGGCCGCGCATGCCGGCTCCCCCGCCAAAGCCGCCGCCGGTGCCGGCCGCAAGAGATCGTCCGGCGCGGCCGGGCTGACGTCTCCGCTTCGCGGTGACCGGCAGCTGTCTGCACGGATGCGAATGAGCCCCCTTCCTCAAAGCATGTACGACATTCTTCTCGGGGAGGATCCCACCGAGCGCATGCCCGAGATCCACCAGCAGCTGGAGAACTACATAGCAGAACCGCTGTGCAAACGTAGCCTCTCGCCGCTGCACTGGTGGCGCAGCAAGGAGCACCGCTTCCCGGCCGTGGCTCGACTCGCACGCAAGTTCCTCGCCATCCCGGCCACCGCCATCCCTGCCGATCGAGCTTTTGCCCCGAGAGAGTGTCCCGTGGCCCACAGGAGAGCCATGCTGGGTCCCAAGCATCTCGACCACATATTGTTCCTTCACCAGAACTGCGATTACGCAGAGCAGCTCAAAGGCGGCGGTCCTTCGGGCCATCGTGAGAGTGACCACAACAGCAGCAGCGTGGGTGGGAACCAAACCAGAGACAGCCTGTATCAGACCTTGGTGTCCTATGACAGTAAAGTTTGAGTGAAGGTTGTTCCGTATGGATACGTGGCTCTTATGCACAAACTTATGAGAGCTGAAGCTCTCAAATGTAAGAGTCATAATTGGAAGGGGACAGTTTCCTGAAGATTATTTTTCACCCAAGTATCAAAATAAGCTCTTTCGGGTCTGTGATTCAAAGCCCAGACTAGTCAATAAGTATTCATGTAatatttacaagttttaaatgtaaaaggTGCGCAgctatttaaaattatatttacaACAATCACAGAAATGTCCTTACTAGTTTGAAACAACACCTAATTTCTATTCCGTCTAAGGAAATTATTACACTACCTTCTTTTTAGTGTTTGGGCTCTGGGAGTTCTGGAGAACAATCTTGTTGTGGCTCTGATGTGTGTCCAGTATGTTAAATGGATGATTTTATGTGGCTGTTAAATATTTCGTAACTGTTCAATTACAGGGTAAAAGCCTAGATATGTTGTTATTAAGAATAATAGTCTCTCAAGCATTACATATGTGATGAAGTTTTGCCAAGCTCATGCATGTATTTCAAGTCAGTTTCTTCCATGTACATAGTAATGGGAAAATGACATGTTCTGCAACTTCACATAAAGTATTAGTTATCTTCCCTACTGTAGATTTTAAGATGTAATCCATTAACGCATGTCAAATTAAAATGAATGAAACCATTTTAATAAGAATTAGAAACTCACTGTGAAGTCATCCAAGAAATATTCAAGGTATTCTTTTATTTAGTTCTCAAACAAACTGAAACAATATTAGTTTTGTTACCATACCATATATCTTTTTTCCTCAAAATACAAAGTTGAATTATAAATTGATAACGTGCTTTGAACTGGATTAATAAAGCAATTATGAATTACTAATCAAATTAACACGGTAGACATTTACAACCAGCAAAATGTTTTTAGAAAGATATTTTAACCTGAACAAATGAAAATACAAAAATGTTAAATTTTTGATGGTACGTAAGATGAAATATACTTTATAGAAGTAGAAAAACCTTGTGTAAGCAATGTTTTAtgaaaaatgtaataattttaATCGATACAAAAAGTGATTGTTTAAGATCTGAAAGTGATTAAGAAATTTAAAGTCAACAATCTACCCCACATCCATCTGAGATACGCGTGCCACTTCATCACAGTCCCTGCTCAGAGGCCGGCCCGATTCACACATGGACACTGAGGCCGGCCCgattcacacacacccagatcTTTATGAAATTATTTTACTAAATTAAGTAGTCTGGCAATCCCCCTTCAAACATTTTCAGGGTTCCAAATGACCTGTGACCTGTGCCCTCCTTGACCTTGCCTGTGATCTCCACTGAACCTGCTGTCCACGGAGAAGCTCTCCTTCTCCCGCTGcttgtgtgtcttcatgtgtgCGCTGCGACTCTTTACCTTATGAAAACTCCTGAAGGACATACACGTCAAACAAAATCAACAATCCCAGTAACTTTTAACATTATGACATACAACTCTATAGTTGTAGAAACAACTTTGCCTTCTATAGTTGTAGAAATAACTTTGCCTTCGGGCACTAATTTCCTAGACCAGGGTCTTTTCCACAGCTCAGTCCTGTTCTAGGGTCCTAACCTGCCACACTCCTCACAGGTAAagtctcttctctcagtggaCTGGCTTCCCTTTGGCCTAATGGGAGTTCTGTGCCCAGTCCTGCCCTCAGTCCGCTCTGGTGGGGCCCTCAGCGTCTCTGCCTGCAGCCCAACACAGGAAGTGCTACTTTGCGGTAGCCTCTGGCATAAGCATTTAGGTACTCACCTTcagattatgtgtgtgtttttcatgAGCGGCCTGAGCAGAAGGTCAGTTTGCAGGGTTAATGCGATTAGTGGGTCGTCGTGTAGGACCATTAAGCATTTGTGTATCTTGCTTGTGTGACAATGCCTACACGAGGTTCTCCTTTGGTCCGCTGCTTGAACTTCTTCACCTTCTTCATGGCGTAGTAGTACTCCACACACTGGGCCACGGATTTGGTCTGCAGCTGTCGGAAAAGGTCTCATTACTCCATACAGGCTGCAGCGTGAGCTCAGAGGCTGACCATCTTACCACATTATGGATTAGCTGAAAGTCCTTGTTGTGGTTGAGCAGAGCCTTCCGGAACGTTCTCATCTCCTGAGCGCTCCAGTGGTCTGACCCTAGCATTTAAAGGAAAGGATTTCCAGATAGACAGACTAAGTCACATTAGTCTCATAGCTTGAGtgcaaatttacagaaaaaTGTAGGACACTAAACATGTTGAAATCGATCAAATGCAATTGGGCTTAAAAACAGTAGGTTGTTCACAAAAACATTTACTTCAAAGGAAAGTTTCAGAGTTCCACAAAACACTGTACAATCAGACAGTCTGATAAAGCACTGTCGTACAGTCTGATAAAACACTGTCGTACAGTCTGATAAAACACAGTCAGTGTGGGCCCAACATGCAAAGCCCCCTATCGGTAATACCTGCATAGTGATAGCCACTTAGTGGATGAGTGGAGGAGGTCCGATAATCTCCTCTCAGTAGGAGCAAATCTAGTGCAGCCTGGTTGAAACGAAATAAATCAATCAGATGTAAAAGTCATGACTCGTTAGCACATGAAGCTAATTGGATGACACAGACTTACTAGTGTGTCTCCTTGGACTTCATGTAAACAGTGAAGGGCAAGTTCAACATTGGTGCCCCCTCCTGGTAGCACACTGGAACAGCACATATCCAGAAACACTGTGACTGTGGCATAAAAGAAGACACATATCTCAACAAGACACATCAGTAGGACATCAGTAGAgatactagtgtgtgtgtgtgtgtgtgtgtgtgtgtgtgtgtgtgtgtgtgtgtgtgtgtgtgtgtgtgtgtgtataagggaGACACAAACCCCTGTGTTGTGTTTCCAGGTTACTAGGGAGGTCACCCCACGGGGCCCAGACAAGCTGGGCAGGGTGTTCGTCGTACAGCATCAGCAACAAGTTACGCAGTGGGGGGACATCGGCCTGGAAACGGGCGCCCAAGTTGATCCTTCTacccagacaaacacacagcatcaCTGCCACCTGGGAACATGCAGCTCAACAACCAACATGAGCTCACGTAACTACCCCAGCTGCCCTCACCGGAATTCACACCAAACCGAACAGCGTGATTATGATAACAGCAAACGCCAGTGATGGCAGAGGTGACTTACGGCTCTGTACTGACTACCGTGTTGTCCGGCTTCAAGGAGATCCCGTCATTCCCATCTGGAGGGGGGAGAAAGTATAAATTAGTCCCACTACGAGAGTACGCGTGGAGATGGCGTCTCAGGACCTAACGAATCGATGCCTGATCGCAGCAGTGTACATCACGAGCTTTGTAACCCACCCAGGAATGCGGCGTACATGGCCGGCGGCGGTGGGagaggctggtgcttggacaGGGTGTTGAAGTACAGGCCCGTGCCCGGCCGCAGGGGGCTCAGCATGGGCGGCGGAGTGTAACGGGGCAGGTGGAGGCCGGAGGTCAGCAGATGGTCGGCCAGGTAGCCCGGGGAGCGCAGCTGGCTGGGGTAGCCCCCTGAGGCCCGGCCGCCCTGGCCTCCCGCCGGGGGGATGATGAGGGTCCTCACAAGGTCGGGGCGACGGCACTTCCTGGAGAGTCTGCTGATATTCGGCTCCTGCTCCGTCTGTGGGGAGACCTGCTAGGACATGAGGCAATTCAACAGCAAAGGAAATGGCCAGAGCTGTATGTGCTCAATAAACTAAAGTCCTGGATGAAGGAACACCTCACACAATAAGCCATGTGCTTTAAACAGTGATGACAGGTAATTATAGTGTTATACATACAAAACCCTGTGAGCTGGTTTTCATTTACTGTTAGCCACTAAATGCATGTAGCATTTCCCACAAATAATTACTCAAAGCGTAGTTTCCCAATCTAGTCCACAGACACTCAGAATAATCCAAGTTTTTTGTCTTATCTTACCTAGCACAGACTCTATCTGATCTTCACACTACACTGATCAATCACTTTATAATAAGGTAGTGAGAGCTTTTTCAAGTTGTGCTGAGGGTTTGTGGTACCTTATTTGAGACAGCCACAGGTACAGAGACCGGGATGACCAGAGGTGACAGCTGCAGCTCTGAAGACTTCTCATCCAATCCAAACATCTTCTCCACTTCTCCTCCCTGCTGCAGGAAGTAAATACCCACAAACACGTCTACTGCAGGAATGTAAGACTGATAGGAGACCATTTCAGCCAGAAATGCTAATAGGGAAGGAAAATTGGGTGGCGTTAATTTCTTTATTTGACTGTAAGACACTGTACCAGCATGGGGGGCATTGACTCCAGTAACTGAGTATCCATTTGAGCAGAAGAGGTTGTTGGAGCTTGATGAAGTGAAGACTGAGGCCCTTGTCCCGTAGGGTATTTTAGATATGTGCTGAAGAAACCACATTTTAGGAGATACAGTTCAGAGCAGTGATCTTCTAGATGAGttacatattttttttctttcactttatttttatttcatttaagaATTTCTTGGCACCACCATCTTTCAAAAAATGTGCTCAGATGTCTCCTTAATAAAACACTTTCCCTGTAACACATATTCTAACCTGTCACCAgaccctcctccatctcctggcTCAGCTGCAACACTTCGCCCCTGTGCAGTGAAATAACACAGATAAATCCACCCCGAATGATCTATTCTCCGACAGATCCTCACACCAACCAGCTGAACACTGACCAAATTACAGCAGTAACTATGAATATTCACCACTGTCTCATGCGATGCCTTGACTGACAGAGAGGTGGCGCCCTCTCTGTTGAAGGACGCCATGGCCACCTGGCTGGGTGAGACCAGGTTCCCGTGACGGGACTTGGGCCGTTTTTGCATGGAAGGTCTAGGAGCCggtagaggagggaggggaacGTCGCCGGTCTTCGTGCTAGTCTTCTTCACTCTTTTCTTCCTGGGCTTGGATGCCTGTGGAAGGTTCTGAAGTGGAAGTTCTGTCTCTCGGGAGGCAGGAGGTCCGGAGCACGCGGCGGCCATGTTAACGTGGGGGATGTGCTGCTTGTGTTTTGGCTGTCGTGTGCTATGCTTCAGCAGGATGGGCCGGCTGTGCCTGTGGTGACGCGGAGACACCGGCCCCGAGGCGCGCTTCAGCCCGGTATCGCTCGCCTCTGTGCAGGGCTGGACGGACAGCATCTCCTTCCACGCGTGGAGGTCTGCCGTAGAGAGACGTGGATCCCAACCGTGGATGTTCTGAGCTTTTGCTTTGGGGCTCCCTGTTCCAGGTGGGTCCACAGCTCTGCTCACAGGCCGTGGGTCGTGATTCGAGGTCCCCAGGTGGAACGGTAACGCTTCACAAAACGTGGCCGAATCGGCCGCGCTCTGCAGATCGCACGGAACGCCGCCCACCAATGAGTCCCAAGCTTGCCCGATCTCGGGAGGTTTTGGCCGGGTCGGCTCAGGTTCCTCCTGGTAGCAGTTCGACTCGAGGTTTGCCGCCACCGAGGCAAACCCGGCACGGCCGTCTCCACAGCTGGAGCGATCCTCCGGCCAATAGCCTGAAACAGacatgaggggagagagaaagaaggagtggTAATCGAGCGAACTCTCTGCCATGGTCGGAAGCTCAATGTGCTTCCAGGGGGCCTGGGCGGACCAGAGGGCCTCAGGGGCGTGGGGCTGAGATGGTGTGGAGAGCAGGAAGAGGCCGTGCTGTGTGGAGCAGTGTCGCCTCAGTGAGTGCAGGTCATGGAACGTCTTCTGGCAGCCAGGCTGAGGGCAGTGGTGTGGTGCCCTCTTCTGGTGGGTCAGCATATGGCCAGTGCTACACCAAAAGATGAGTTATGCTTAACACAATTGTTCACTGTCAATGTAGGCACAAAATCAATTAAACAATATGTAAACTTTTAATTTAAAGTAGCAATGTTGGACTAAAATAAATATTAGGAGTAGATTTGTACCAAATGCCCTCATTTCACTGTTGCAAACATGACGCAGTCTGGCTCATACTCTCATAGCTGACAGTGACACTTTAGCTGAGCTCCATGTCATCAGTCAAACATCTGCAGTGTTTATAAATGAAACTATGCTGAGGTTTATGCTGAGAAATAAGTTCCACTCACAGGTGATCGTGGCGTTTAAACCCTCGTTGACAGATGTTACATACATGGGGTCTGTCTGGCTGGTGCGTGAGTAGGTGTTTGTTGAGAGCGTTGTTGGTCCCAAACACCTTACTGCACTCTGAACACTGGTGCATTGTGACTTTGGCCCTGTGTACGGCCTGCGTAGGAAGCAGCTCAGGCCCAAACAGAGTCCCAGCTTCTCCCACGCTAACCGTGTCCTTCACTGAAGAAGACAGCCCTTCTTTTGACCTTCCTGataaagaaaaatgtaaaagattttttgagtaaaattgtatttgtgataaaaaaaaatacattttgtgaATATTTTAGACATATCTTATTAGGTTATTTTATACTAACTTACTAATGATTTGTAAATCCAAGTCATCTCCAAACTATTTAAAAAGATTGGCACTAGTAGCTACACAGATACTAACCACTCTTCCTGCTCACTCCAGAGTCTATCCAAAGCGGATACTCCAAAGCTGGTAGAGAGGTCATGGGTGGGGGTACAGAGGTCATGGGTGGGGGGGTTAAGGGGTTGATGTAGATGACATCCTCGGAGAAGTGGTCAGTCACTGAGAGCGGAGGAAGTTTCACCACAGGGTCCACAGCTACCATAGCCTCAGGCGTGGAGTACAGCTCTGCAGCCAACCGCTCTTCAGACATGTTGCTACGAACAAAACAATTGTAACTTTAATTTacgtaataaataaataaataaatatatttttaaaaattatcaattctgcacacacacacccacattctAGCTAGTGCAGAATCGCGCCACTGTGAAAACGGCTAATTTCGCTAGCAGATCCTTTAAAGCTCTCCAGAAAGGTGCAAATTAAACGTTGAATGTTAAAACTGTGTTAATTCTAGCTATATTAACGTCAGCTAACAAACTGCCACTATCTTAGCAAGGTGGCCGCTAGCTATGCTAACAGGCTAGGTACAAACATGCATAACGCTAGTCTAAAGATGTAAGATGACTGGTTAACTAGATAAGAAACCTTAGCGAAACAAAAAATTAACCTAAACAAAAAGTACTATTCACAAGTAGTACACACAAGCAGAGATCTTAAATGTAAATGCAAGTTATATTTAAGTTTGCTAATCAGATAAAATAGGATAAACTGCTGTCGTCGACTAACCTGTCTTGGCAGTAAAGGTACTGTACGCACTTGTATGGTGGCACGTGGCCGCATGcagactgtactgtgtgtgtgtgtgtgtgtgtgtgtgcattattaATTCCAAAATTAATATTGACAGGGAACATTTGTTTACAGAAATTAGCTCATTAtatttcaggttttttttttagagaTTTACTGATCCACTACCCCACCCATCGCAACATCTGGAACTGTGAACACTACAACCCTCTACGACTCTGGCTTTGCAATTGGGCTGCAATCCTGCATATACACTCCTTTTACTGTTTTCTGTGTTTAGATTCAAATAACTGAATCTAATCAAGTCTATACGGAGTCTGCTTGATAAAGGTCTGTGTTGTGGTTTTCTACTGGGACAAGAGGGATCATCATTTCAGCCTGTTCTCAAAGGTAAAAACGCTAGTAAGTGTTGGAGTGCTTTTGAGTTTATCGTGGTTCTCTATGTGTAGTTTGGGCTTCCATAAACCTAAGCGTGCACATGGTTGTTTTGTCTGTAAAATAATGTTTTTGAGATCGTCATGTTCAGCTGTCAGAGTAGCCTACATGAAGTTTTTTTAGCATGAGCAGAATATTAAAGTCATAGAAAATAATTGATAGAAAACCACCATGGATGATTTTGTAGCTTGTGACCATTGCATGCGCAATTCAtatttgttattattttgtCTCGCTTTCTAGGACATTACAATTCCTTTACAGGCATCAGCAAATTCCTATTTGACAGCATGGACACATAATGCCTGTTTTTATTCAATTTCTGTTATTATTTCATGTACTTTAGGATTTATTTGGTCATGAAAATTGTCATTCTATGATTTACTGCCCTCATTTATTCCTTTTCCTTATACCCGCATGCATTATAGATGAGTGCATCTGGAGCATGGGTGATGTGGTGACTGTACTTCCAGACCCACTATGATGACAGTGTTATTTCTGCATTCTTCAGACTGTTCGCACCCCCACCCAGTCCCATTGaaaccttttctttttctttttgtccTATAAGTGCTGGCCTTCAGTTGGGGAGTCCCCGCTATTCACAGTCTTGCTCAAGGAGAACAATTAAAGCACAGCTGTTGTTGTTGACCAGCACAACATAGTCTCGCTGTGGAttagaaaaatgttttaaaagtctGTTGATTTGCACTGTGAGAAGGGATTTGTAGTTTGGTCCTGAGGTCTGAGCACTTTTCTGTTCTGGCACATAATCCAACTCAAAAATGTTTTGATAATACACAGATGAATTGGAATATGTAAGCTAAAACATGGAACCTGTGCAGTGCAGTGGGTCTCCAGTGGATGAGCAGAAATCCTTGCACTGGGAGATTTTATAGATGTTACGAGACCAGTCAGACATTGATGCTGAACAAGGTACAACAGTCCAGTGTCTTTCATTCAAACCTACACAGTTCTCTCAACACTGTAGTGTTCCTTTGCATCTCCATGTCCATACACATGGTCCTTGCTTGTTTTGCCAGAAGCCTGATAACATGTGTCCTGTTGCACCAAGAACATGAAACAACACGGAGAacattgtgtctgtgttgttcagaCTGGCAGAATACAGTTCCAGCTTGATGTCTTCCAAAGATCTGAAGAACCAGGGTGTGAAATCCCTGAACGAGGTGTGCACGGTGACCGAGGGCTTGAGGTGGCTCTACCGTCAGAAGCTGCTTCCTCTGGAGAAGTATTACGCCTTCTCTGACTTCCACTCGCCCAGCCTGGAGGAAGCAGATTTTGACAACAAACCCATGATCCTGGTGGTGGGTCAGTACTCGACAGGGAAGACTACCTTCATTAGGTAAACGACGACGAATGTGAATGAATGAGACTGGGAGCTGGCGAGTGAAATGCTGTCTCGACTGAACTGAGCTGTGAAGTTTTATGTCAGCAGGAACACTGGGTTATTCTCAGTATATGTCCAACATCCAAATGTGGTTCCAATTTTACCTGTTTAGCTTCATCTAATTGCTAAGTATATAGTGTATTGCtaagtatatagtatatacttACTAATTGCTAAGTAAGTATATAGTGTTGGAGTGGAGAAAAGACACTTTTCTACAATGCAAAAGTGACCCAGAAGCTGAGAACCTTGAGTTTGATGCAATACGCTTTTCAGGTATCTTCTTGAACAAGGAGAGTATCCAGGTGGCAGGATTGGTCCAGAGCCAACGTCAGACTGTTTCACCGCTATAATGCACGGGGACGTTCACAACGTCATCCCGGGCAACGCCCTCGTCGTCGACCCCAACAAGCCCTTCCGCAAACTCAGCCCTTTTGGGACCACCTTTCTGAACCGGTGAGTGAGGGCGGGACAGTGTCCAGATGGCTGGTGGAGACCGGGAGAGCCAACGTGCATGTTTTCAATGTGTGGCTTGAACTTCAGCCACTAAACAGAAACAGAAGAATCTGCACTCAGACTCTTGAGTCAGGGTGGGTGCACAGAGGAGCTGTATGTTATGTTTGGCACCTTAAATGGTGCACTTGGCCAAACATTTTTGTTAAACTGAGGTTGGGGTATTACAGACATATAAATCAAACGGGGAAAGTTAAAGAACAACCTAAGAGAGTTCAGTATCTGACCTGGGGCTTTTTTTGAGCTGTCTGTTCACTTGTTCACTCATTGGATTGTTCACTTGTTTACGTTCACTAGGGCTCCTGCTCTTGTGATTTACACTGATTGCTGGGTGTCCCTGTAGGTTCCAGTGTGTGCACTTTCCAAACCAGGTTCTGGAGAGCATCAGCATCATTGACACACCAGGAATTTTGTCCAGCTCAAAGAGAAAGATGAGCAGAGGCAAGACACAATACTCATTTACATAAGACAACACTCATTTACATAAGACACAATACTCATGTACATAAGACAACACTCATTTACATAAGACACAACACTCATTTACATAAGACCGCCTCCTTGGCCTTGATGCAAATACCTGTACACTTTTGAGGCCCACATCTGTACTCTAATCATGGAAATACAGTCATATTGATGTCTGGTGTGTACTTTTTAAAGGAATATTTCACCCAAAATGAACTTAATTTAAGGTTTAAAAAAGCAAAATAG
This window harbors:
- the zbed4l2 gene encoding E3 SUMO-protein ligase ZBED1 isoform X2, with amino-acid sequence MEARTRPGSLSIPSLRRRMDRILPFSERRTSKVWDHYTQLSMFRVECNHCKRQLSFHNSTTSMREHLGRKHSIRDGAVPPHNTADVPNPSALHPQLVQSTLLSGRFVASAAGADPPAGAFQPVVPVVVKEEQREEASAEAAEAKHACATYAPGSAGAGSTSNANSIPNPDMDPAYGFSPEEINSTSSSNNSGTRGCSDKRAGVFTELILEMVFRDLQPLSVVEERGFKLLLSCLEPNYPVPSPSLLGSLLWHRYHVLKQCLQRHLESSLAPRCLALCAEHWRSVEGCGVDGTGQLYLTVSSHFVDSNWRLARCVLETRPIPEYKDATVGAGPAKFADTLKAVLSEFHVPESYVFCIVYDSPSGAEGRRQGDMALHQEYQQEFPGPSHAPVLSIPDNWEPLLCAGEALKICVQEGLNIETVRQALADARGIVLHFQHDSNAAAALNQKAEAANKGAARLVLDDPGRWSTAIDMCESLLELKWVVSSVLEEQKASPNLADHQWRLLHELVPVLRTVRIAASFLSEDINAAISALMPCLQGVSRLLGQNIAECACPLVRGVMEKVRAGMEKRWRLSDEEALLDSPAVLASFLDPRFKEMRFLSPHARSKLHDKVKELLSVQAYADDGAVDQGADSEAGENEAGGDAPVLGLEEPLPIPTVASLDSPESCASGEEGDSIELQQNGTFVPASSPEQVNEAAHAGSPAKAAAGAGRKRSSGAAGLTSPLRGDRQLSARMRMSPLPQSMYDILLGEDPTERMPEIHQQLENYIAEPLCKRSLSPLHWWRSKEHRFPAVARLARKFLAIPATAIPADRAFAPRECPVAHRRAMLGPKHLDHILFLHQNCDYAEQLKGGGPSGHRESDHNSSSVGGNQTRDSLYQTLVSYDSKV
- the zbed4l2 gene encoding E3 SUMO-protein ligase ZBED1 isoform X1; the protein is MVELFKNEFLHGCPKYDMEARTRPGSLSIPSLRRRMDRILPFSERRTSKVWDHYTQLSMFRVECNHCKRQLSFHNSTTSMREHLGRKHSIRDGAVPPHNTADVPNPSALHPQLVQSTLLSGRFVASAAGADPPAGAFQPVVPVVVKEEQREEASAEAAEAKHACATYAPGSAGAGSTSNANSIPNPDMDPAYGFSPEEINSTSSSNNSGTRGCSDKRAGVFTELILEMVFRDLQPLSVVEERGFKLLLSCLEPNYPVPSPSLLGSLLWHRYHVLKQCLQRHLESSLAPRCLALCAEHWRSVEGCGVDGTGQLYLTVSSHFVDSNWRLARCVLETRPIPEYKDATVGAGPAKFADTLKAVLSEFHVPESYVFCIVYDSPSGAEGRRQGDMALHQEYQQEFPGPSHAPVLSIPDNWEPLLCAGEALKICVQEGLNIETVRQALADARGIVLHFQHDSNAAAALNQKAEAANKGAARLVLDDPGRWSTAIDMCESLLELKWVVSSVLEEQKASPNLADHQWRLLHELVPVLRTVRIAASFLSEDINAAISALMPCLQGVSRLLGQNIAECACPLVRGVMEKVRAGMEKRWRLSDEEALLDSPAVLASFLDPRFKEMRFLSPHARSKLHDKVKELLSVQAYADDGAVDQGADSEAGENEAGGDAPVLGLEEPLPIPTVASLDSPESCASGEEGDSIELQQNGTFVPASSPEQVNEAAHAGSPAKAAAGAGRKRSSGAAGLTSPLRGDRQLSARMRMSPLPQSMYDILLGEDPTERMPEIHQQLENYIAEPLCKRSLSPLHWWRSKEHRFPAVARLARKFLAIPATAIPADRAFAPRECPVAHRRAMLGPKHLDHILFLHQNCDYAEQLKGGGPSGHRESDHNSSSVGGNQTRDSLYQTLVSYDSKV